In the Rhea pennata isolate bPtePen1 chromosome 25, bPtePen1.pri, whole genome shotgun sequence genome, one interval contains:
- the G0S2 gene encoding G0/G1 switch protein 2, translating to METMHELIPFAKEMLSQKPNRKMVKLYMLGSVLAFFGVVIGLVETVCSPFTSEERLEEEEKKDAPTQEQMKQKQENLILEKSNKPATMQRSMVTRQHAS from the coding sequence ATGGAAACCATGCATGAGCTGATCCCCTTTGCCAAAGAAATGCTCAGCCAGAAGCCCAACAGGAAAATGGTCAAGCTGTATATGCTGGGCAGCGTGCTGGCTTTCTTTGGTGTTGTTATTGGTCTTGTGGAGACAGTGTGCAGTCCTTTTACCTCTGAAGAGAGgctagaggaggaggagaagaaagatgcCCCAACACAAgagcaaatgaaacagaaacaggAGAATTTGATCTTGGAAAAGAGTAATAAACCAGCAACGATGCAAAGGAGCATGGTGACCAGACAGCATGCCTCTTAA